Within Telopea speciosissima isolate NSW1024214 ecotype Mountain lineage chromosome 8, Tspe_v1, whole genome shotgun sequence, the genomic segment AATAAACGAGAAGGAATGCATAACTGTGAATTTCTCAAAGTTAAGGGACTAGCATGGAAGTAATTTAGTTGAAATCCAATTATAAGCTCAAGACAAAGGcaaagggtaaacttggaagcaaaataaattaaaggatGTGAGAGAAATAGAGATAATGGGAACtttattttgggaaagggggctgaaaaatcaaagaataaaaggaaaagaaaccacACACACccttttttatgagaaaaaggaGGGAAGAATTTTTCTTCCTCACGAAACCAGTATGGAGGAACCATTGACTTATGAAACCAGTGGTGAACATCAATTATCTCCTAACTCAAGGCATAACCAGAGAAACCAGGGAGGGGAATAGGGGAATTGATTCAGCAGTGGATGAACATCGATTCAGCCAATGATAGCGTCGAACGAGAGCAAACGATAGTGGTTCCAACACAAAACCAGGATTTGTAACCAGAAGCAAATCGAGGTGGAAAATCACAAGCAGAAAATACCAACAATCCAACACGCAACCAGCAACAGAGCAAAGAAATACCAAGACCAACCCCTGGCCGACTACAGCTGAACTTCGATTAAAATAGTGGAACTCCAGAAAGCGACATCAACCATAACTTTCGATCAACAGCAACCAGCAGCAGAACTTGATACAACAAGACTCAATTAGAGCATCAACAATAACAGCAGCAACCGAGTCAAATTGACGATCAAttcagtagtagcagtagcagcataTATGATTTTCATACAAATCAATcttcatcaaaaccctaattcttcttcttctaccaactagggtttcacaaataGAAAGAGAGCATAGGTAGCTGTACATCACAAATCAGAAATCTTGAACAACTCTAAAAGCAGCTATCAAGAAGAAGGCAAGTACTGGTTACAACTTTCATACCATGTGACAAACCGGGATCTGTAACCAGTACTTGCAAAGTAGACGAGAGAGCTAAACCCACGATAGGTTCAACCTGTCTATTGTGGTCTGCCAATGAACTATTTATAATAACAAGCAAAATCAGAGTCAGACTCTGAGTAGGTTACaaggcacacacacacacacacaacataaTCTAACTAGACTCCAACTAGTAAAACTAAAGAAGACCAAACatatcacaatagggacactcccctaTCTTGAATTAACACAGTACTTATCTTAACTAGATGCATGCATTCTGTTCTTAATATTCTTTTATCTTTCATCTTGTACTTCACTGAACTATtaattgttaacaaaacaggaatttcgtgaatggcttgaatgatcaatgagatcagtcaagctctctatttataataataataataaaagatattacaaagggaaatactgttcacgacactattcatgatactgttcacgtgaacagtgtcacatcccaaattacaatcctacccttgttcaaaagtacataaataaagcataaataaaaaaccaaaaatacccttataatattgggtaacacatctcaacattAATAGTTTAGCTAGACATTATGTACATTGTACAAactgtaaataaataaaagcggGAAAATAGGGTTAACACAGTTGAGAAGAGCCGGGATGCTCGTCCACATATTTTTGGATTTCAGAAAGAAAGCGCAAAATGAAAACTACACCTTATTACGATTTGTAAAAAAAGGTGTACCCGGTGCACAAGGCTctcgccactgtggggtctggggagggtcataatgtacacagccttacccctgcttttgcagagaggctgtttccagacttgaacccatggccacttagtcacaatggagcaaccttaccgtcgaaccaaggtccaccctcacCTTATTACGATTTGTGACGCTCTAAAACAGTTCTTAGCCCTGGATGAACACTATAAAGTACGGCTCTACGGGCCAACCTGTCAGAAAGTTTGTTAAGCATGTTTTCTCTGCCTCTTTCCCTCCATtttaaattagggtttctaatgTTTGTCAGCCACTTTCGAGCTTTCGAGTTGCTGCGATGGCGACTGAACCGGACATGAGTAGCTGGAACGATCTCCTCCATTCATCCACAAAGCTTCTCGAACAAGCCTTTTCGTCTGCTCAGTTCCCTCCTTTGCaggttcttattattattatttcaagTTTGGAGATTCTATAGCTTTCGCATATTTGTTTGCTTTTCATTTCTCGGCTTTCGGCTGCTTGATTTACACATGAATTGTTGCAGAGAGACTTGGATCAATTGGAAGCATTGTCGAAGAAGCTCAaggccaaaaccctaagaactGAAGATCATACACAATCCGTTGCGGCGACAAGGTAATGCTTGGTTTCTACTTGtgcagaaaagagaaaagaaacgaGTATTATATCATTCAGACAATTATGAAGATTGGGTTCCACTGTGATTAGCTTGCATTAAGTTCAGTTATGATTATGGACAATGTGGCTCGCCGGGAGAAACTCTAAAATGATTATTCCATCAGCCTAAGATAATTTATAGTTTGATTTTATAGGATCAATATTGCCTTGATATCTGTTGAGTTTCCACCTATCTCCTTGTGAGAGTAGGTTACTGACACACGAAGGAATTAACGCTAAGAAGCTTCCACGGGATCTTAAATCTTTTGAGTTAAAGGTAATGCCACTCTGCTACTCTATTAAGTTCTTGTTTGACACTTAGTGTTAGTTACTGAAATGTCTTTAATTGGATTCAAACAGTTGACACTGTACGTGAAATGTAAATAACTTAGTGTTGTTTATCAACTGAAATGTCTTTAATTGGATTTGAACAGTTCGCTGTAATTGAAATGTAAACACAAAAGTTACGATGCATGCCTTTTTGTTCTTAATATTCCTTCGTCTTTCATCTTGCACTTCACTGAATTATTAATAGTTTAACTAGACATTATGTGCATCATACaaaccataaataaataaaagcagGAAGATATGAATAACACAGCTGAGAAAAGCCAGGATGCTCGTCcacacatttttttatttcaataaagAAATAGCAAAatgaaaactatttttttattgtGACACTCCAAAAACAGTTCTTAGCCTTGAATGAATGCTACAAAGTACGGCTCTATGGGCAACCCGTCGGAAAGTTTGTTAAGCTTGTTTTCTCTGCGCTTTCCCTCCATTTTAAATTAGGTTTCTGATATTTGTCAGCCACTTTCGAGCTTTGGAGTTGCAGCGATGGCGACTGAACCGGACATGAGTAGCTGGACCAATCTCCTCCATTCATCCACGAAACTTCTCGAACAAGCCTCTTCCTCTGCTCAGTTCCCTCCTTTGCAGGTTCTTATTAATATTTCAAGTTTGGAGATTCTATAGCTTTTGCATTATCAtttgtttttcatttctcaGTTTTTCGACTGCTCGACTTACACGTGAATTGTTGCAGAGAGACTTGGATCAATTGGAAGCATTGTCGAAGAAGCTCAAGGCCAAAACCCTAAGGACTGAAGCTCATACACAATCCATTGCGGCGACGAGGTAATGCTTGGTTTCTACTTGtgcagagaagagaaaagaaatgggtaTTATTTACAATTATGAAGATTGGGTTCCACTATGATTAGTTTGCTTTAGGTTTAGTTATGATTATGGTCAATGTGGCTAGCTGGGAGAAACTCTGAAATGATTATTCCATCAGCCTAAGATAGTTTATAGTTTGGTTGTATAGGATCGATATTGCCTTGATATCTGTCGAGTTTCCATCTATCTTTTTGCGAGAGCAGGTTACTGACACACAAAGGAATTAACGCTGAGAAGCTTCCATGGGATCTAAACACTACAGTTAAGGTTCATGCCTTTTTGTTCTTAATATTCTTTCATCCTTCATCTTGCACTTCACTAAACTATTAATAGTTTAGCTAGACATTATGTGCATTGTACAAACCATTTAGACCCTCCAAATAATGTGTTTCTAGAATTGGATTTTACTTCTGATGGAGTATTGTAGTTCTCCTCAAATATCTTAAGATCTTTAAGTTGTGACATGACTTCCACTTATCCTGAGTCATTCATAGAGACATCTAtggaaatattaaaaaaatgttttgtcTTTCTAATTTTAAAGACTTCTGTGCTCCGCTGGGGCTTGGGGTGCCCAGAGAGAAACCATCCACATTATGTTTGTAAATACTAACGTCAGCTTCAGAAAATCATTTTCAGTAAAATCTTTACAATTATACGGTGACCCATACCAAGATTTCAAACTTATTGCAGGAGTACAAATATTCAACAGCTGTTGCCTTCCATTATAACACGAGCACTAGGAGGACAAACTAGTTTTATGGACTAAACCACTAAAAGTAGGAAAGAGCTATGCCCAATATCTTGTTACTAGTAGAAAGATTATATGGTTGTCAGAGAATATCCAAGCAATTAAATTTAGAATGGGAATTTGGAGAAATTCTATTGCATGATAATCAAATTAATTGACTCACCTAATTGATGAGCAGATTGATGGAGAGTAGTTGTCCCCTACTGCTCTCAATTGGAAGACAAATACTTTTGGATTTTACCACACTAATGATATGGTGGTGAAGTCACTCTTCCATGACCTATCTTCTATATAGATATTCAACTTAAAATATTTCCTTAATGTTCCATTGTGGTGTACGTTGTTTCCATCCAAACCAAATAGCTTCTTCATCAACTCCAACAAAAAGCAATTATGGGTCCTTGGTGTCAGACAAAACCATGGAGTTCGTCCAAATTGGCACCCTTGGGCTGATGTTGAAGTAGGGAACTTATGCCAGCTTAAGATTGCCAAGAAGCTTGTATAGAAGAGGGTTCTGTTTTGTGGGCCATCAGGTTATGCTTGGTACCTCGGAGAATGAGCGTTCCTGCAGTGGCCTGGAAGTGAACTTCCATGCGTCTCAGAGTGTCCTCCCCTCTTAATGAGCCCGAGAGCCTGTCTAGTCATGACATTCAGAGGGCACCAAGGGGGATTGATGCCAAACTCTTTGTCAAGCCAAAAACATGGGGCAACTACTGCGATTTTATGACGAAGCAGCTTGTCTGCATGGTGTTGACTTCATCAAGCCCTCAGATCTACTTTATTTTATTGTCTTATGTTCTTGTTActagattttattgtttaaaaaaCTTCACCTATAATAATggtatgttcttttcttttctttttcagaagACTTACCTTCATTATGATCCCTCTTCCCCAACTCATCCCCTGGAATCAAGTTCAACCCATCCCCTGTCGTCTAAGGGAACTGATCCTTGTACTGGCACGGGGACCTCCTCTGGGTTGAAAATCCCACCCATGAATGTCCATCTTCCTGGCTACCCAGGATGGAGTTTCTGGGATGGGAGGATTGAGAGACACATCCCCTGCCCTGACACTGTATATGGTGTCCCGACAACTTATGATTATGTAAGCCTCCAGAAACCCCTTCCATTTTACTTTGTCTATTTAGATGTGGCAGTATTATGTAACGTGCTCTCTTTCCAGATTCCAAGCCATCGCTACGATGATTTAATGAGAATGGTGTATGGTCTCCGGCTTCTACAGATTGATTCCAGCAACCGTATCGCCGCGTTGGTAAATCTAGTTAATTAAGCAGTCTTTTTATACTTGGGAAGAGGTGTTGGTTTTGTATTGTTGACAGATGCAATGTTTCATGTATGTAGGAGAAAGACAACGCTGCGTAccagaaaaaaattaaagagcTTCAGCTTGTGGAGCATTGAGGAGGGGAGTGACGTTGAGGGGAGTGGAGGAAAACAATGATTGGGATAGTGCCTTGTACTATTGTGTGACtggtctctctttcttttctccctcttgcCTACTATCTCTTTTTCCATGATTTCATCCCTGCAGTTGAAAGTGTCAAATATGTTTGAGCTATTGAATAAGTTGTCAACTGTTTCCAAGTTCTGGACATCATTTTAAGTTgtaagtgtatagaattttatATCGAAGGGTGTGTGTGTAGTACAAAATATACTactatcatctcttcttcttttttttttctcttttgtaatTCCCAGTTATGTTTCTTAGTTCTTACTGATTGATTTCTTTATCTGTTTCTGTTCCTTTTAATGCTTTTGATTGGAAGTAGGTCTTTTGTGAACCTTCTTCAAGTTGTTCAGGTGGATGATGATGCACCTTTCAATTGACTCAATAATTTCTggcacacagagagagagagagagtgtaaaCTTTCTGCAAAAGTTGGATACCAGACTGCTGAATCTGTACATGGAAAATTTTCTGGAAAAGTTGGATATCAGACTGCTGAATCTGTACAAGGAAATTGAAAAATACTGATGTCATGAGTGGTAGAGGCACGCAATTAACTGTTTCTAACTTCTAATCCTGATTTGCTGCTTGTATCATTATAAACTTGTGGATCTATGCTCcgagagagaaagggggagggaggggagcaTTATGCTGTAACGTATAAtcccaactttttttttcctttttttatttgctgGGGGGGCTGTGGTGGGGGTTGGTTTGCAGGTTCCGTTCCTCTTAGTTGTGGATCAGATATAATGTgactgctctctctctctctctctctttcaggggggggggtggttggggtgggggttggTTTGCATGTTCCAGAGTTTGGATTTGGAAATATTTGCCGTTTGGGACAATCTGAACCCTTGTCCTGTGTATTATTATGAATGGTTTGGGCTAGGGGCAAGCCTACTTGCCCTAGCAAAATTAAGTTTTCTAAATTGTCATTTTAAGCTTTACTAAGTTTTCTTATAGCACAAAAATCATGTATTTGGATTAAGGGTGTAAATCGATCTAGAACCGGGTATTTGGTTTAGTTTTGACTTGGTTCTAGGGATTGGCAGTGGGAGTCATAACCAAATCGAGTCCTTGATCAGTTAGTTTTGATTCGAAGGGATTGGTTGTGGGAGCCATAAGGCCCTGTTTGTTTGCTGGATAAAAAGGGGTGGAAAATTTGTGAGGATGGGTACCACATGTTGTGGGTTAGGT encodes:
- the LOC122671358 gene encoding uncharacterized protein LOC122671358 isoform X2, which gives rise to MRLRVSSPLNEPESLSSHDIQRAPRGIDAKLFVKPKTWGNYCDFMTKQLVCMVLTSSSPQTYLHYDPSSPTHPLESSSTHPLSSKGTDPCTGTGTSSGLKIPPMNVHLPGYPGWSFWDGRIERHIPCPDTVYGVPTTYDYIPSHRYDDLMRMVYGLRLLQIDSSNRIAALEKDNAAYQKKIKELQLVEH
- the LOC122671358 gene encoding uncharacterized protein LOC122671358 isoform X1; this translates as MRLRVSSPLNEPESLSSHDIQRAPRGIDAKLFVKPKTWGNYCDFMTKQLVCMVLTSSSLQKTYLHYDPSSPTHPLESSSTHPLSSKGTDPCTGTGTSSGLKIPPMNVHLPGYPGWSFWDGRIERHIPCPDTVYGVPTTYDYIPSHRYDDLMRMVYGLRLLQIDSSNRIAALEKDNAAYQKKIKELQLVEH